A genomic segment from Streptomyces sp. NBC_01233 encodes:
- a CDS encoding IS1380 family transposase: protein MKASHTPAAVSAAFDDRNLIAHAGLVPVMRLAERCGLARLAAEKVKLTGAKNGAGAAADAKVTSIVAGMAAGADSIDDLHVLRHGAMPVLFAGVRAPSTLGTFLRAFTHGHALQLHAVHRRFLAALAAHTPLLPGAGEKAFIDVDSTHKRVYGRAKQGAEYGRFKGVRTLHPLLATICTPHSRPVIAGVRMRRGKAADARGAPKFVSEALAAAREAGCTGTRILRADSQFYNAGVIAACRRAGARFSVTTGMNPSIKRAIHSIPDQAWQQITYPTAVPDPDTGELISGAEVAEIPAYTAFAGRKKAEQVTARLIVRRVRDLAKPTVVGDQGELFPVWRYHPFFTDNPAGTLQAEREHRHHAVVEQVIADSKAAALAHLPSGQFNANAAWLTLWAMTYNLLRATGALTSAFHARATTATLRTHLIHVPARTARSARRVTLHLPHNWPWQHAWTHLFDTVHGPAG, encoded by the coding sequence ATGAAAGCTTCCCATACTCCGGCGGCGGTCTCCGCTGCGTTCGACGACCGGAATCTGATCGCGCATGCCGGGCTGGTCCCGGTGATGCGCCTGGCCGAGCGGTGCGGGCTTGCCCGTCTGGCCGCGGAGAAGGTGAAGCTGACCGGGGCGAAGAACGGTGCGGGTGCGGCGGCGGATGCCAAGGTCACCAGCATCGTGGCCGGGATGGCCGCGGGTGCGGACAGCATCGATGACCTTCACGTCCTGCGCCACGGCGCGATGCCCGTGTTGTTCGCAGGCGTCCGTGCGCCGTCCACGCTGGGCACGTTTCTGCGCGCGTTCACCCACGGTCACGCACTCCAGCTCCACGCGGTGCACCGCAGGTTCCTGGCCGCTCTGGCCGCGCATACCCCGCTGCTGCCCGGCGCGGGCGAGAAGGCGTTCATCGATGTCGACTCCACCCACAAACGGGTCTACGGCCGGGCCAAGCAGGGCGCCGAGTACGGCCGGTTCAAAGGCGTACGCACCCTGCACCCCCTGCTCGCCACGATCTGCACCCCGCACTCCCGCCCGGTGATCGCCGGGGTGCGGATGCGCCGCGGCAAAGCGGCCGATGCCCGCGGCGCCCCCAAGTTCGTCAGTGAAGCCCTGGCCGCCGCCCGGGAGGCCGGCTGCACCGGGACCCGTATCCTGCGGGCGGATTCACAGTTCTACAACGCCGGTGTCATCGCCGCCTGCCGCCGGGCCGGGGCCCGCTTCTCGGTCACCACCGGCATGAACCCCTCCATCAAACGGGCCATCCACAGCATCCCCGACCAGGCATGGCAGCAGATCACCTATCCCACCGCGGTGCCCGACCCCGACACCGGAGAGCTCATCTCCGGCGCCGAAGTCGCCGAGATACCCGCATACACCGCCTTCGCCGGCCGCAAGAAGGCGGAACAGGTCACCGCCCGGCTGATCGTGCGCCGCGTCCGTGACCTGGCCAAACCCACCGTCGTGGGTGACCAGGGCGAGCTGTTCCCCGTCTGGCGCTACCACCCGTTCTTCACTGACAACCCCGCCGGAACGCTCCAGGCCGAGCGGGAACACCGTCACCACGCCGTCGTCGAGCAGGTCATCGCCGACAGCAAAGCCGCAGCTCTGGCCCACCTGCCGTCCGGACAGTTCAACGCCAACGCGGCCTGGCTGACCCTGTGGGCCATGACCTACAACCTGCTGCGGGCCACCGGTGCGCTGACCTCCGCCTTCCACGCCAGGGCCACCACCGCCACCCTCCGCACCCACTTGATCCACGTTCCGGCCCGGACCGCCCGCTCCGCCCGGCGCGTCACCCTGCACCTGCCGCACAACTGGCCCTGGCAGCACGCCTGGACACACCTCTTCGACACCGTCCACGGACCAGCCGGCTGA
- a CDS encoding ISAzo13 family transposase, whose protein sequence is MEAAEEIAAALVAKFTVLFPHLDERQRRLLLAAEARVLGHGGIRLVARAAGVREATVSLGVTELDSGEAPLGRARRVGGGRKRVVDLDPGLRPALLALVEPDMRGDPMSPLRWTTKSTRHLAAELTRQGHRISADTVADVLREEGFSLQGNAKVIEGRQHPDRDGQFRYINEQAKAHQVAGDPVISVDTKKKEVVGPFKNGGREWRPAGNPERVSTHDFPDKELGKAVPYGIYDLAANTGWVSVGTDHDTAAFAVESIRRWWNARGKEDYPQARRLLITADAGGSNGYRTRAWKAELAALALETGMEVTVCHFPPGTSKWNRIEHRLFSHITMNWRGRPLTSHEVIVQSIAATTTRTGLKVHAELDTATYETGVRIGDGQMDVLPVTRHDWHGDWNYTLRPEAYTQVNDAPDPFDQPSPDLAWLCHPALTGLPPAEWDTLITALTILHDAQRETHLDQRRGHRPRVKGDGTTGRRPVLTLADRLLATLLHYRLALPQVAVAALLTVHPGTINRRIRDIRQFLETAGHPIQPADDRLATLDDLYDFASTRGITLPAEIKPAS, encoded by the coding sequence ATGGAAGCGGCGGAAGAGATAGCGGCGGCCTTGGTGGCGAAGTTCACGGTGCTGTTCCCGCATCTGGACGAACGTCAGCGTCGTCTCCTGCTGGCGGCCGAGGCCCGGGTACTGGGCCATGGCGGGATCAGGCTGGTCGCCCGGGCGGCTGGAGTGCGAGAGGCCACGGTGTCGCTTGGTGTCACTGAACTGGACTCCGGTGAAGCCCCGTTGGGGCGGGCGCGCCGGGTCGGTGGTGGCCGCAAGCGGGTAGTGGACCTGGACCCGGGACTGCGTCCGGCACTGTTGGCCCTGGTCGAGCCGGACATGCGCGGGGACCCGATGTCGCCCCTGCGGTGGACGACGAAGTCCACCCGCCACCTCGCCGCCGAGCTCACGCGCCAAGGCCACCGGATATCCGCCGACACCGTCGCCGACGTGCTGCGCGAGGAAGGCTTCAGCCTCCAGGGCAACGCCAAAGTCATCGAAGGCCGGCAGCACCCGGACCGGGACGGCCAGTTCCGCTATATCAACGAGCAGGCCAAGGCCCACCAGGTGGCCGGCGACCCGGTGATCAGCGTCGATACGAAAAAGAAGGAAGTGGTGGGGCCGTTCAAGAACGGCGGCCGGGAATGGCGGCCCGCAGGCAACCCCGAGCGGGTCAGCACCCACGACTTCCCGGACAAGGAACTCGGGAAGGCCGTGCCCTACGGCATCTACGACCTGGCTGCGAACACCGGCTGGGTCAGCGTCGGCACCGACCACGACACCGCCGCCTTCGCCGTCGAATCCATCCGCCGCTGGTGGAATGCCCGCGGCAAGGAGGACTACCCGCAGGCCAGGCGGCTGCTGATCACCGCCGATGCCGGCGGCTCCAACGGCTACCGCACCCGCGCCTGGAAGGCCGAACTCGCCGCCCTGGCCCTGGAAACAGGCATGGAGGTCACTGTCTGCCACTTTCCTCCGGGCACATCGAAATGGAATCGGATCGAGCACCGGCTGTTCTCACACATCACCATGAACTGGCGCGGCAGGCCGCTGACCAGCCACGAAGTCATCGTGCAGAGCATCGCCGCGACCACCACCCGCACCGGGCTGAAAGTCCACGCCGAACTCGACACCGCTACCTACGAGACCGGGGTCCGCATCGGTGACGGGCAGATGGACGTCCTCCCCGTCACACGCCACGACTGGCACGGCGACTGGAACTACACACTCCGCCCCGAGGCATACACCCAGGTCAACGACGCACCAGACCCGTTCGATCAGCCGAGCCCCGACCTCGCCTGGCTATGCCACCCCGCCCTGACCGGACTGCCGCCCGCCGAGTGGGACACCCTCATCACCGCGCTGACCATCCTCCACGACGCCCAGCGCGAGACTCACCTGGACCAACGACGCGGCCACCGACCTCGCGTCAAGGGCGACGGCACCACCGGCCGACGCCCCGTCCTCACCCTCGCCGACCGGCTCCTAGCCACACTCCTCCACTACCGGCTCGCCCTGCCCCAAGTCGCCGTCGCCGCCCTGCTCACCGTCCACCCCGGAACAATCAACAGACGCATCCGCGACATCCGGCAGTTCCTGGAAACAGCCGGGCACCCCATCCAGCCCGCCGACGACCGACTCGCCACCCTCGACGACCTCTACGACTTCGCCAGCACCCGTGGAATCACCCTCCCAGCAGAGATCAAACCAGCGAGTTAA